The Balaenoptera ricei isolate mBalRic1 chromosome 9, mBalRic1.hap2, whole genome shotgun sequence genome segment CAACTATGTGGAACCAGATACAAATTTATCAAACagataaatatgtaatatttagtAATTAGATCAAGTTACACAAGCAGTCtttcatattaattattttttaggaAAAACAATTAGTCATTGTCATAGATCTCAATTTCCTACAGACAGTACTTCcagttatttcaaatatattttcctacAGTATAGCTCCATCATTGCTAAATATCATCATACCAAAacaataggattctcttttatCCAAGGCTTTAAAGGTGAGTTTATTCCCTACCCACCCATcctcacacatacatacattgcCCAACAAATGAATAATCTAAGGCTTCCAAGTATTTCACTGGACTTTTATACTTGCAGATCTATTACAAGAGTTGAATACTCTGAACTTACTTGCCAAGAGCTATGTATGCTCTTAAAATTAATACCTGGAAATTGTGTTACTTAGAATCTGCCAATTACCAAAGATCCCCCCCAAACTAATGAGCCTGATTTCcttaaaggaaaggaaaccaaCTATATAGAAATTTATAGTTTTCCTTTATCCATCATAAAACTATTAGGAAATTTCTGAAATGCCATTGGATTTGATAGAACCAttcagttaaaatataaaaaccgTAAGTTAAGCTGgctgtcttttaaaattacacaCTCAAAAAAAAGTACACTGGGAGTTGTTTCATAAACTTCATTCTCTTCAATGCTTTTGCAGTTTACACTGATGTTTCACATTTTAGTTCCTtgctgtctttttcattttgatcTTCGTTTGTATCGGATAACTGGGTTTTCAGGGGTGTGAATCATTGTTGTATAATTTACAGTGGGAAAATATCCATCAGTGAGATCAAATTCATATAAACGAAGCATAGTGGACCAAATTGTCTTGATTTGAACATAAGCAAAATTCTCCCCAATACAACGATGACGCCctgtaaaagaaaatgtttcgATAATAGTCGGTTGAAATTCTTTCTCACGTCTTTGAGCCTAGAGTGATAAAATTTGTTTATACAGTTAAGGTGAACAGCAGATATACAGATATTATAGTAAAAAGATGACATATTCTTGTCACAAGAATgtaaataactaataaaaatcCCAAGAGATTTTTAATGTCTGTTATTAGGGGAAACAGCATATGGGTAATTACACAATCATTTTTCCAATTGTTTTTTTGAAACCTAACATCTATCTAGGTTAAAAATAAGTAAGGTTTGAAACATACAATGATAATCTAGTTTGGAAATATTCTAGAATATTCTTAACTTCTGTCCCAAGAGAGCCATAATCAAAAGTTAATATGAACCTtccaatcaaaattttaaatgccattaCAAAtgataatggaagaaaaagaaatttaataaactgaaaaatagcaacacatcaaaatttaaaaggtcATATCATATACGTGTaaaaactgacaagctgattataaaatgaatacagaaatgcaaaggactgGGATATCCAAAGCGATCCTTAATGAGACGAACCAAGTTGGAGGATTTAAACTGACTTCAAATCTGACTTCAATACTAAGGTTATGGCAACTGTGATAATGTGGTTTGCAATAAGAAATCGTATTTATTTAGTCTTCCATCTTGGCACAGAGCTCCTCAAACCTGTGGAATTTCTTAAGTGAAAAGAGCAATAAAGGTCAAAGAGGAAAAGAgccttttgttattcataacaagcccctttcaaccacacttGAGTTTGCTAATGAGGTGACTAGACTGCCAGGGGAACCAATcacgtgattagagggttggaactttcagcaaTACCCCCCCAACTTCCAGAAGAGAGAGGGTCTGGAGGTTGAATTAATCACCAAtgaccagtgatttaatcaatcgtgccctatgtaatgaagcctccacaaaATCCCTACAGAAGTACAGGGAAGGGACAGGACAGGGGACAGTGTTCAGAGAGCTTCGAGGATAGTAAacatgtggaggtgctgggagggtggcataCCCACAGAGGGCTTGGCAGCCGTGTACCCCTTCCTGCTACTTTGCTCTATGCTTCTCTTCAATCACGCTATTCCTGAGTTGTATACTTTTATagtaaaccagtaatctagtaaatAAACTTTTCTAAGTTCTGTAAGCCATTCTAACAAATTATGGAACCCCAAGGAAGGGATCTAGAGAACCTcgaatttatagccagttggtcagaaaaacaggtgacaacctggacttacAATTGGCATCTAAAGTGGTGAGGGACAGTCTTTTGGGACTGAGCCGTTAACCAATGGGGTCTGCACTAACCCCAGATAAAAGCCAGATAATTGTCAGTTTAGAAATGGGGCAGAATTTGGGCTGGAGAACTATTGCCCCTTCCAACTACTTGAACAATCTATGActcttttattgatatttatatcaTATACCGTTATTGAATTTCTTTACTAAATAGTTATTAAGATCTGAAGTTCCCAAAGGACTTTATACTTTCATTTTTGTATGGAAAAGGTGTGACCAATGACAAAAATGTCATGTCACTTAAATGATCTCTTTGGAAAAACAAATAATTCATAGAATATAGTTTAATCTGTACAAAGTACCAATGAATGGAGAAATTATTGGAGGAACGAGTCTGCCTGTGTTATTTTAGGATCTTAATTGAAATGCAGAGGTTTGCATACCTATGCACAACCTGTCCAAATTTAAAGACCATCTTATCATCAGGATATATAGGCAGAGAACCAGAAAGTTCACTAACAATCCAGAAAAGCTTCCGTGCCATTGCTCTTTTCTGAAATGCCGATTGTCTCATCATACTTAGCCTGAAATAATTGCCCAAATGGTGTGCTAACTCCAATGGTTCTTTAAAACAGAATTCACAAAGAGCTTTAAATGCTGTGATAAGGGAAAACAGGGTGGACTATAAAGATCGGAACTGATAAAACTAGATGGGTTAGAAGGTGATACAACATTACAAGGATTCACAGAACTACTTCCTTTAgtacaaatgaaatattttttccaaccTGAAAAGATTACACTCCTACAGATGTTTGCAGGAATGTCCCTATGAGGAAAGGGaaagatatttgtaaataaaattcacatggatTATTCTGACAGGCACAAATATGTTATCAGAACAAACATTTCAAGTGTCAAATGTAATCATCTTACCAGCTCCAAATGGCACATAAGCAAACTTCTCTCCTGATGCTGGATTGTCCTGTAAGTAGCGATCAGGATTAAAGTCCAGACGTTCTACCCATGAGTCTTTAAGTCTTTGGTTGACAGTGGGAGAAACACACACCTGATGTCCTGGAGGAATGGTATACCCTGCCACAGTCTACAAATGAAAGCAACACATTTCactagataatttaaaaatattctaacaaATAATCAGACCATTGAGTAATAAAGCATTAATATacatgaaatatacatatatttttaaactggcTACATGATAGgccagttaaaaattattttaactcaaGATGATTTCCAAATAACACACATTGGGCTGGAAGTatatacacaaattttaaaaagtgataatgCCTTGGGCAATAGGGGTGGGATTTCAAGGAACCTTTCACAATCCAATTTACACACTTCCACACTGTTACAATTTTTTACAACAatacatatgttattttaaaaaccaagaaaaaaatatacttccatttaaaaaaaccctAATTGTTATATTAAAATGTCGGGAGAACAGATGAGCATGTATACTGTCTGCAACTATGTAAAaacatttatacatttaaaatatgtaaaactgaaaattaTGTAGAAGTGATTATtctacttttttaatttaaaaaattctctttgatattatgatatttcttttttataaataacagttgggGGCACAGAGGAAAAGATCTAGCCAGGAGACTCACCTGAGGAGTTTTGGCCATTCTCATCATGGTCATTATAGGAGGTCGAAGTCTTAATGTTTCTTTTATGCAGCGATCAAGAAAATTTAGATCCTTGagctaaagagagaaaaaatttcccgagttttccaaatatttaacatACTTCAACAGGATACAAACAAGTTCAGGGTAACTGGGAATATCTTGTTTTATTACTGTCCCTGGtcagtaaagaaaaagaaggcaagatAACAGATCACTCTGAAGAATGGCATGGTAAGGACCTTCAAAAATTCActcatctaaaaaatgaaaacattagcaAAAATCATCAATGTCAGCTTTTTCGAAacctatacacaaatgtttagagcagtgttattcacagtagccagagggtggaaacaacccaaatgtcgaTCAACTGatgaagagataaataaatgtggtacagccatacgatggaatattacttggcaatAAAACAGACTGAagaactgatacatgctacaacatggattaaccttgaaaacatgctaagtgaaagaagccagtcacaaaagaccacatattgtatgattccattcatatgaaatgtccagaataggcaaatccatagagacaaaaagtagattagtggttgccaggggcaggggaaATGAAgcatgactgctaatgggtaccgGCTCTCTTTTGGAAGTGATGTAAATGCTCTAAAATGaaattgtgatgatggtttcacaattctgaatatactttaaaaaccagtgaattatatactttaagtgGGTAGATTTTATAGTATGTGAACTATAGTATGTGAACACTTTAAAagttactaaaatcaggaatgaaagaagagacatcaCTATTGacctaatagaaataaaaaggatgctAAGAGAATACTTtaacaattgtatgccaacaaattaggcaacttagatgaaatagacaaattcctcaaaagacacaaactgccaaaactgacttaaaaagaaacagaacatatGAATAGACCTGTAACAAGTGAAGACATTGAACTGGTAATCAAAAAACTTTCCACAAAGAAAGCACAGAggtagatggcttcactggtgaattctaccagacatgtaagaaagaaataacaccaatccttcacaaagtcttccaaaaagtaaaagaggagggaatgcttccaaactcattctctgagacCAGTaatactctgataccaaaacccgtCAAAGACATAACAATAAAACTACAGACCACTAtcctttatgaatatagatgcaaaaatcctcaaaagaaTACTAGTAAACTGGATCCAACATTAGGACATTTCAGGGAAGGCTatggggaattttttaaaaataaagaatctaaTCAATTTAATCTctagtatatagaaaatcccaaattGTCCCCTTTAAAAATTAGCCACACATAGTGTCAGAGGcagcaatgaaactgaaaatcCAACAAACCTGGTCATAAGTTAAGGGAGGCAGATTCTCTCCACAGACTGTTTTCTGTTCTAAGTAACATTTTTCTTGAAGTGTTTTGTCTCTGGCCAAAAAGAAGCCCATCCAGGCGCTGGTAGTTGAGGATGTATGCTGCCCTGCCAAGAGCAGTCCAATAAGCATGCCTGCTACTTCATCATCTGTCAAAGGATGCCCATCCCTAAAGAATGGACCACATACACAAATTTAACATTTGGCAGACACATTTCATGTCTCAACCTCTATATAAAGGgtcaaaatgaattaatttttctcttgcaTTTGCCCATCACaagtcagaattttttttttttttcctttagggaaAAGAGGCAGACCAATAGAAAATATGATACTGGTTACAAAAGACTTCATTGAGGCTTACTAGCAAGCTTTTCACCATGCACAGTACTGGGATTCCAGTAAGGCACAGGATCCCAGTAATTTATGtctcatccatttaaaaaattcaaaggtCATAGCTACTAATTTTGCCagcattattactttttaaatgtacatattatTTAACTATGTTTTAATGTGTAAAAACTTTCCTGCTTCAGTTTAATATGTGACCTGAAGAGCTCTTACTTGTAAGTAGAATCTAGTAAAGTTTGGAGAATGTCATCAATTTTTTCTCCTGATTCTCTGCGTTTCTGGATTGCCTTATAGAAAATATTCTTGATCTCTCGATGAGCTCTGTCCCTGCGTCTGTAATTCAAACatgaaaatgactttaaaaaacaaGGTAATACTTTCAGGCATCAAACTGAGAAAACTcagaaccaagagaaaaaaaagaagccatgaaAATCTTATATTGTTAGGGATTTCTAAGGTCCTTAAGGGCAGGAAATGTGTTTTAACATACATATCCCTGATTCTTAACACACTACCTGTGTTCTAACTGAAGGTCTAAAATAAGACTCAAATGATTATTCCTTTATAACCATTTTCCAGTTTAAGAGAAAGCAGAATACTCTTTTACATTAACATGAAATTCCAATTTTAACCAAATGAATTCTTGAAGCAGACAGAGTCACTCTGGTTCTTCTACAGGATTTAGCATTAGAATAAATCCCCATTTTTCACCTGAACAGAAATGAATCAACAAAGGCACAGAGATACTACTAATATGCAAGACACTAAGCTACACATCAGGTCCTATGAGCAATGTTTCTCTGTATCATAGATGATCCCTACTCTTAAGGAGATAACAGAGCTGTCaaggagacaaagagaaaattaaagaaaggtACTAATACTTCAAATCAAACTTCACAATATACTACAAATTAGTCAAATACTTTCAAACAAGTGCTTAGAAGGGCTGTATCACTTTTAGGTAGAGTTGAGAAACCCTCCTGAGTACAAGGAATATGTGAGATAAGtaggttttaaaatattggaaCAGATAGACAACAAATTACCTTTCTAATTAACTGAAACTTACCTTAAATAAGCTCACTGTGTAAAGAAATATCGAATGCTTACAGAAGAATGCAGGCTCATAATCTCCCCCAATTTGttggttttatatttaatttttatctttgttaatACAAAGCAAACCAACACTACAGTAATTACAGTGAAATGACCAAGTATCGTTTCTTTATCCATACCTGAAACTAGGCAAAGGGAGCCAGCCTGGCAAGAGCCAGGCTGCGTGGCTAAAACCTCCATCCAAATCTGCATACAGTTGTGCCACCTTCTCATTGAGTTGACTTCTGATTTCCTTTCCATGTAAACAATGGCTAGCTGTTAAAATTATGAGCTCAGAAAGAGCTTCAAACAAATCTAGAGGGAAAAAGATCATTCCCATTACTTTTGCCAAAAATTCTTTTGAAATGTTCTGTTTTCTTAGAGATATAAAAGTACTGTGaaggaaataagaataaaaacttaACTCAGGAACCAACAAGATCCTATTCATACCATCAGAAAAAgcctataggggcttccctggtggcgcagtggttgagagtctgcctgccaatgcaggggacacgggttcgagccctggtctgggaagatcccacatgccgtggagcaactaggcccgtgagccacaattactgagcctgcgcgtctggagcctgtgctccgcaacaagagaggccgcgacagtgagaggcccgcgcaccgcgatgaagagtggcccccacttgccgcaactagagaaagccctcgcacagaaacgaagacccaacacagccataaataaataaataaataaactaaaaaaaaaaaaaaaaaaaaagcctataaaTATGTGGCTACAACAAAGAGAGGCAAGAAACCAAATGATGGGAGGCACCCCACCTCTTTGGACAGCCAAAATAGATGCCACAAAGGTATCTAAAACCTCACTCATACACATGAGCCCTtcatcttgaaaagaaaaaatgaagataaaaatgaatGTGGTTATCTGAGTTCCAGATCACAGTATAATAAAGGCAGTAAAAAGGTTATTTAGTGCATATGGGGACAATAATAAGGTGCTTTCCAAGGAATAGCAGTCCAAAGACTGAAGAATGGATTATTCCCCAGgtcaaaagtgggaaaaaaactgaaaagtggGAACTCAAAGGTCAGAAAACAACTGAAGTCTTGACCATACATAAAAGAAAACTGTAACCACCAACTTGTATATCCAAACATTAGAGACAGATGCATCAGGCAAGCACATCTGGGTGACACTTTAAAAGTCATAACAATTACCCAATCAATATCCTGTTCTTTAATTCCATGTTCACCAAACGAACTTCCAGTTATCATTTGGCTTTCCAATTAGATTGCCAAAAAAGAGAAGTTCAGCAAATATTCTGGGGTTCTTGGTGCCATAATTATATCTCACTTGTATTTATTCAGTTGGCATTCTAGTTCATGCAGCAGCTTCTTATAGAATAGGAAATATGTCCCATGAACTTTAGGTATATTAAATAAAACCAGGTTCTGGACCTTTTATAGAAGCTGAAGACCAGACCCAGAATGTGGTGACCTACACAGAGGTCTTACTGCCCTGTAGGCAGATGTTGCTTCCTGCTGTGAGTATGACAATTGTCTCTGAAGGCGACACTGCAGTCCAATATAAAAACTGGATTCAGAGAATCCAAAGAATTTTAAGTTACATTCAATATACTCCCTATATAATGTGAGGaagcatacattttttaaagatttctattGGGAACAGCTAAAATCACACTTTGGGTGGTGCAGTAAGCTTATgtatttaaatttacttttttcttggaATAAGTCATTCCCATacaatatgagaaaaataatgtaatacatatataattaagtCATTTAGACTTCTACTTGCCCATTGGGagttcaaaattttttattttatttattatcttaaaatgaccttgaatgtaagttttacattcagtttatttcaaaattcaattatgaatcatttttatattattcacaTAAATGAGCTAAATAATACACACATTAATTAACCCATTTTAAGGTTTTGCTAAATGAGCagcaatacagtaagtcccctacatacgaacaactTCTGTTCCGAGGGTGTATTCGttagtccaatttgttcgtaagtccaacaaaattagcctaggtacccaactaacacaatccgctatatagtactgtactgtaataggtttataatacttttaacacaaattatacataaaaaacaaacacaaaaaataaagaaaacatttttaatcttacagtagcgtaccttgaaaagtatagtagtacagtacaacagctggcatacggcGCACaatcgcatctttgaaagttcacaacttgaaggttcgtatgtaggggacttactgtaatcacTTCCTCTCGGGTCTTTTAACTCCACGGTAATCATAACATGTTCATTTCATTAAATCTAAGATGGTTTTACATATGGTGTAGTTtgctttttacacacacacacacacacacacacacacacactcttaagaTTTCTAGTCACAGAAAAGTAGACATATTAGGACAAATGCAAAAccaaaacattttacttacttttttctCCACTTTCTCCCCAACTTTGAAAGtactcctttgtttctttttcaattatagaAACATGCTGTCTAAAGTGGGCTATGTTAAGAccactttttaacattttcttctgttCCAAGAAAACCTTCAAAATATTAAGGGTATATAAGAATTAAAACAC includes the following:
- the LOC132371507 gene encoding lanosterol 14-alpha demethylase; translation: MVMLGLLQAGRSVLGQAMEQVTGGNLLSMLLIACAFTLSLVYLLRLAVGHLATLPAGAKSPPYIFSPVPFLGHAIAFGKSPVEFLENAYEKYGPVFSFTMVGKTFTYLLGSDAAALLFNSKNEDLNAEDVYSRLTTPVFGKGVAYDVPNPVFLEQKKMLKSGLNIAHFRQHVSIIEKETKEYFQSWGESGEKNLFEALSELIILTASHCLHGKEIRSQLNEKVAQLYADLDGGFSHAAWLLPGWLPLPSFRRRDRAHREIKNIFYKAIQKRRESGEKIDDILQTLLDSTYKDGHPLTDDEVAGMLIGLLLAGQHTSSTTSAWMGFFLARDKTLQEKCYLEQKTVCGENLPPLTYDQLKDLNFLDRCIKETLRLRPPIMTMMRMAKTPQTVAGYTIPPGHQVCVSPTVNQRLKDSWVERLDFNPDRYLQDNPASGEKFAYVPFGAGRHRCIGENFAYVQIKTIWSTMLRLYEFDLTDGYFPTVNYTTMIHTPENPVIRYKRRSK